The following coding sequences lie in one Methanopyrus sp. SNP6 genomic window:
- a CDS encoding CpaF family protein — protein MPRKRNVKDLIGGLEEDDLLRDILGKGGSKSEGLETVKETETGEKNREDGESKISPLPSEEAAEVLEVHESAEEEGKERKTLCDDDVRRIVEYPDQPVPVYISKEYERYYNFERIRTKVLKHLGPQAPPYVRDDDKFREAIDEIKDILSMNIDFDPTEYTTLKEREDAFVELVRENFDAVLEEYPEFEVIRDDLSHLLMYEMVGYKEIHPLLKDDNLEEIMVVPEVVLGGTARNCFVYVYDRDHGMCLCNFRVNSRSIRTVIERISRESGRRIDRENPLLDAHLPDGSRVNATIPPVSPDGPTLTIRKFREDPLTITDIIRFGTLSYEAAAYLWLAVEYGANILIAGGTGSGKTTTLNCLCIFIPPEERVITIEDTLELQLPHEHWVRLTTKPPNIEGRGEITMDDLVKNTLRQRPDRIIVGEVRGPEARTLFTAMNTGHDGCMGTLHANTARETITRLTNEPMNVPNIMIPALDIIVMQNRFLQRGSGSIRRITEISEIAGMEGETVQLNTVFEWKPETDEVTSTEVPSMVFKKIQEKTGMSMDEILHEIEIRKRILSYLVDNNIRHVKEVGKFIHEFYKDRESVLEKVGITGY, from the coding sequence GTGCCCAGGAAGAGGAACGTCAAAGACCTTATCGGAGGTCTGGAGGAAGACGACTTACTCCGAGATATACTCGGGAAAGGAGGTTCGAAGTCGGAAGGTCTCGAGACCGTCAAAGAAACCGAAACCGGTGAAAAGAACCGCGAGGATGGGGAATCGAAGATCTCCCCACTCCCGTCCGAGGAGGCCGCAGAAGTCCTGGAAGTACACGAATCGGCGGAGGAGGAAGGGAAGGAACGGAAGACGCTGTGCGACGATGACGTTCGCAGGATCGTGGAGTATCCGGATCAACCGGTGCCTGTTTATATATCGAAGGAGTACGAGCGGTACTACAACTTCGAGCGTATCAGGACGAAAGTCCTGAAACACCTTGGACCACAAGCACCGCCGTACGTCCGAGACGATGATAAATTCAGAGAAGCCATCGACGAGATCAAGGATATCCTGTCGATGAACATAGATTTCGATCCCACAGAGTACACTACTCTCAAGGAGAGGGAAGACGCGTTCGTCGAGCTGGTGAGAGAGAACTTCGATGCAGTGCTAGAAGAGTACCCGGAATTCGAAGTTATAAGGGACGATCTATCACACCTACTCATGTACGAAATGGTTGGGTACAAGGAGATACACCCGCTGTTGAAAGACGACAACCTAGAGGAGATAATGGTAGTACCAGAGGTCGTACTCGGGGGTACCGCCAGGAATTGCTTCGTCTACGTGTACGACCGCGATCATGGAATGTGTTTATGTAACTTCCGTGTCAACTCACGCTCGATTCGCACGGTGATAGAGAGGATATCACGGGAGTCAGGTAGGAGGATAGACCGTGAAAACCCACTTCTAGACGCGCATTTACCGGATGGTAGCCGAGTAAATGCTACCATCCCCCCGGTAAGTCCAGACGGCCCAACACTCACAATCCGTAAGTTCAGGGAAGATCCGCTAACGATAACCGATATAATTAGGTTCGGAACGCTCAGCTATGAGGCCGCGGCTTACTTGTGGCTAGCCGTCGAATACGGCGCTAACATCCTGATCGCTGGAGGTACGGGTAGCGGTAAAACCACTACCTTGAACTGCCTCTGCATTTTCATACCACCAGAGGAGAGAGTGATCACCATCGAGGACACCCTCGAGCTCCAGCTTCCCCACGAGCATTGGGTACGGTTGACGACTAAACCACCTAACATAGAAGGTCGTGGTGAAATTACTATGGACGACCTCGTGAAGAATACACTCAGACAGCGACCCGACAGGATTATAGTGGGAGAAGTACGAGGTCCTGAAGCACGCACGTTGTTCACCGCTATGAATACGGGACACGACGGTTGTATGGGAACATTACACGCTAACACAGCCCGTGAAACTATTACCAGACTTACCAACGAACCTATGAACGTCCCGAACATCATGATACCTGCTCTCGATATCATAGTAATGCAGAATAGGTTTCTCCAGCGTGGGTCTGGTTCAATTAGGCGTATCACAGAAATTTCTGAAATCGCTGGAATGGAGGGAGAAACCGTACAGTTGAACACAGTGTTCGAGTGGAAACCGGAGACTGATGAAGTTACGAGTACGGAAGTACCGAGCATGGTCTTCAAGAAGATTCAGGAGAAAACCGGAATGAGCATGGATGAAATACTTCACGAAATCGAGATACGTAAGCGGATCTTAAGTTACCTAGTCGATAATAATATAAGGCACGTGAAGGAGGTTGGGAAATTCATACACGAATTCTACAAGGATAGGGAGTCGGTACTAGAGAAAGTGGGTATCACGGGGTACTAA
- a CDS encoding DNA double-strand break repair nuclease NurA, translating to MAGELDRFLERGRVRRGRDYGRLLEDISRRRRELAEDVINVYRRVSPVRNPVLRRVLEVVAERKREVKPEHPDPEVTFGVDGGEGMREYQGVVLYVTRAAAWSEADVFSSWDFGVLSRTRTPQMRVAARRVKLESDVATRAVERGGEVVMLDGPIVPHHDLKGANEDSPNRRDYWGRILDARRAMLEVCEEEDAVVMGVVEDCKAKHLLRDVRDELGEDLPLKALPNDPVALSRELDGGPVLEVGERTHAFELPDGDYQVVREFEEATGYSVFTFYVRTTKYSPPVRVEIPEFVDPDEAAGVVLGTSIEYGGYGIPFPLVMADEFAKVGRSLVDWIEEEVLTELALDGRFDVIFTVFRKLRRESRPRRRSSAEAEREIHVRHGGEDGGS from the coding sequence TTGGCCGGAGAGCTCGACCGGTTTCTGGAGCGTGGTCGCGTAAGGCGCGGTCGGGACTACGGCCGGTTGTTAGAGGATATCTCGCGGCGTCGGCGGGAGCTTGCGGAGGACGTGATCAACGTGTATCGACGGGTCTCTCCTGTCAGGAACCCGGTCCTGCGCCGCGTACTGGAGGTCGTGGCGGAGCGCAAGCGGGAGGTGAAGCCGGAACATCCGGACCCCGAAGTCACGTTCGGTGTGGACGGCGGGGAGGGGATGAGGGAGTACCAGGGCGTCGTTCTCTACGTGACGCGGGCGGCGGCCTGGTCGGAGGCGGACGTGTTCTCCTCGTGGGACTTCGGCGTCCTCTCCAGGACGAGGACCCCGCAGATGAGGGTGGCGGCGAGGCGCGTGAAGTTGGAGTCCGACGTGGCCACTCGGGCGGTGGAGCGCGGTGGAGAGGTAGTGATGCTGGACGGACCGATTGTACCACACCACGATCTGAAAGGTGCGAACGAAGACAGTCCGAACCGACGGGATTACTGGGGTCGAATCCTGGATGCTCGCCGGGCGATGTTGGAGGTTTGCGAGGAGGAAGACGCCGTCGTGATGGGTGTCGTGGAGGACTGTAAGGCGAAGCACCTGCTCAGGGACGTGCGGGACGAGTTGGGGGAGGACCTCCCGCTGAAGGCTCTTCCGAACGATCCAGTGGCACTCTCCCGTGAACTCGACGGGGGTCCTGTTCTGGAGGTCGGCGAGCGCACTCACGCGTTCGAACTTCCGGACGGGGATTACCAGGTAGTTCGTGAGTTCGAGGAGGCCACCGGATACTCCGTCTTCACGTTCTACGTGCGGACTACTAAGTATTCACCGCCAGTTCGTGTTGAGATCCCGGAGTTCGTGGACCCAGATGAGGCGGCCGGCGTCGTTCTGGGTACTTCGATAGAGTACGGTGGGTACGGGATACCGTTCCCACTGGTGATGGCCGACGAGTTCGCGAAGGTTGGAAGGTCTCTGGTTGACTGGATAGAGGAAGAAGTCTTGACAGAGCTGGCGTTGGACGGACGGTTCGACGTTATCTTCACGGTGTTCCGAAAGCTTCGGCGGGAGTCGCGTCCCAGGCGCAGGTCGAGCGCGGAGGCGGAGCGGGAGATTCACGTAAGGCACGGGGGTGAGGATGGTGGATCGTAA
- a CDS encoding ATP-binding protein: MVDRKVVGYVYESPSVREFTFVVSRDAEDVGVGDYVVVREPDSDGRELLGRVEDVRRDVHEGIKGEIAKASMVSGRPVPDLDWTVVARVEVLGALEDGRLRDPRMPARPTDAVYRLPESELEELFSKGEVFLGRLKDSRARVFLGLNELITLHCAVLGMTGSGKSYTVGVLIEETVRHGVPVVVIDPHGEYTSLREPSHDRERLERWGLEPEGLSDVEIFAPPHSEGLKDYPITIDTTKLEVDDFEVLAPELSKRKAAPQVLEEVVKELQRRYREKGEKYSLEDVVEELDAQAKRARASGDVVQYQAARAVLRDLRPLLRYGIFDTSESPDLRRHVRPGRVLVLNLRGVPDRAQQIVVTHFLRRLFELRQRDEIPPVFVVLEEAHNFAPAGEERSSSKTALSVVRDFAREGRKFLAGLCVVSQRPGRVDTTVLSQCNTMIVLRTANPDDLENIRKSGEGITKEALERIKGLPTGTAFVTGSAIRIPAFVDVRPRKTRHGGETPDVLEIVERWEETDAEEDLDLGI; encoded by the coding sequence ATGGTGGATCGTAAGGTCGTCGGGTACGTCTATGAGAGCCCGTCCGTGCGTGAGTTTACGTTCGTGGTGAGCCGGGACGCGGAGGACGTCGGTGTGGGAGATTACGTGGTCGTGCGGGAGCCGGACTCGGACGGTCGAGAGCTCCTGGGCCGCGTGGAAGACGTGCGCCGGGACGTGCACGAGGGGATCAAGGGTGAGATCGCCAAGGCTTCGATGGTGAGCGGACGGCCCGTGCCCGATCTGGACTGGACGGTCGTGGCTAGGGTCGAGGTGCTGGGGGCGCTCGAGGACGGGCGACTCCGTGATCCTAGGATGCCCGCGAGGCCCACGGACGCTGTCTACCGGCTGCCTGAATCGGAGCTGGAGGAGTTGTTCTCGAAGGGTGAGGTGTTCCTGGGACGTCTAAAGGATTCCCGGGCGAGGGTTTTCCTGGGTCTGAACGAGCTGATAACGCTTCACTGCGCCGTGCTCGGAATGACGGGTAGCGGTAAGAGCTACACCGTAGGTGTGTTGATCGAGGAGACGGTACGGCACGGTGTTCCGGTCGTGGTGATCGATCCGCACGGGGAGTACACCAGCCTGCGTGAGCCTTCGCATGATCGGGAGCGACTGGAGCGATGGGGACTGGAGCCCGAGGGACTGAGCGACGTGGAGATCTTCGCCCCCCCGCACTCGGAAGGTTTGAAGGACTACCCTATCACGATCGACACGACAAAGCTCGAGGTTGACGACTTCGAGGTGCTGGCTCCGGAGTTGTCGAAGCGTAAGGCGGCGCCACAGGTGCTGGAGGAAGTAGTGAAGGAGCTGCAGCGTAGGTACAGGGAAAAAGGCGAGAAGTACTCCCTTGAGGACGTGGTCGAGGAGCTCGACGCTCAGGCGAAGCGTGCGAGGGCCAGCGGAGACGTGGTGCAATACCAGGCGGCGAGGGCGGTCTTGAGGGACCTACGCCCGCTGCTGAGGTACGGAATCTTTGACACGTCCGAGTCTCCGGATCTTAGGCGGCACGTGCGTCCGGGTCGCGTGCTGGTCCTGAACCTGCGTGGGGTTCCGGACAGGGCGCAGCAGATCGTGGTCACGCACTTCTTGAGGCGGTTGTTCGAGCTCAGACAGAGGGACGAGATCCCGCCGGTGTTCGTTGTCCTGGAGGAGGCCCACAACTTCGCTCCGGCGGGTGAGGAGAGATCCTCTTCCAAGACCGCGTTATCCGTCGTTCGAGACTTCGCGCGAGAGGGGAGGAAGTTCTTGGCCGGACTGTGCGTTGTGAGCCAGCGACCGGGTCGCGTGGACACGACAGTTCTCTCTCAATGCAACACCATGATCGTCCTCCGTACGGCCAACCCGGACGATCTGGAGAACATCCGGAAGAGCGGTGAAGGGATCACTAAGGAGGCTCTTGAGCGAATCAAGGGGTTACCCACCGGCACGGCGTTCGTGACTGGTAGTGCGATCCGGATCCCGGCGTTCGTGGACGTCAGGCCGAGGAAGACCCGTCATGGCGGCGAGACACCGGACGTTCTCGAGATCGTGGAGCGGTGGGAGGAGACCGATGCGGAAGAGGACCTGGACTTGGGGATCTGA
- a CDS encoding DNA repair exonuclease has protein sequence MAHVADVHLGHALMNLRSREEAVMETFERLMEEVRECSVDVLVIAGDLFEHARPKTEALYLAVEELSKLKEDGIETIATAGNHEIRRRKGAVSPISVLERMGLVRHLYYSERRPERHRYTATFDGVRVTFHGLQYLPKNSFVEKAKVIRSKYRPDPEADVNVAIFHQALPGTIPDESEVVEPAYFPEGHDYYAMGHVHVPSREEKIHGNPAPYPGSPEPLTFREIRDERGTHGRRGFFLVEFDRDGLAEHEFVEVEWSRGLSVVEVRGEHWEEELRRKIKRGQIVKVIAKDTNASPEDVEKVAIEAGADRCVVELHERRREVEGGDETRGPINLEGIIREGVKKAKAATLNRVDVPDDVVVEVALEILRGVREDNPPDLEDVESIVAREPGSEGSEGSSEEPKGSGEEERSEVGSEEVNVGGRGTSSEGMSRTTGSKLGSSGRPSLDRWIG, from the coding sequence ATGGCCCACGTGGCAGACGTCCACCTCGGTCACGCCCTAATGAACTTACGTTCCCGAGAAGAGGCCGTGATGGAGACGTTCGAGCGGCTGATGGAGGAGGTCCGCGAGTGTTCCGTGGATGTACTCGTGATCGCGGGTGATCTCTTCGAGCACGCACGGCCCAAGACTGAGGCACTGTATTTGGCCGTGGAGGAGCTCTCGAAGCTGAAGGAAGACGGTATCGAAACCATCGCGACAGCGGGTAACCACGAGATCCGCCGGAGGAAAGGTGCCGTTTCTCCGATCTCCGTGCTGGAGCGGATGGGACTGGTCCGGCACCTCTACTACTCGGAGCGACGTCCTGAGAGACATCGGTATACGGCCACCTTCGACGGTGTACGTGTGACGTTCCACGGGCTCCAGTACCTGCCGAAGAACTCGTTCGTTGAGAAGGCTAAGGTCATCAGATCCAAGTACAGACCTGACCCTGAGGCGGACGTCAACGTGGCGATCTTCCACCAAGCCCTCCCTGGGACTATCCCAGACGAGTCCGAGGTCGTGGAACCCGCGTACTTCCCTGAGGGACACGATTACTACGCGATGGGCCACGTCCACGTCCCGAGTCGTGAGGAGAAGATCCACGGGAATCCGGCCCCTTACCCCGGGAGCCCCGAGCCGCTGACGTTCCGGGAGATCAGGGACGAGAGGGGCACGCACGGGCGTCGCGGTTTCTTCCTCGTGGAGTTCGACCGAGACGGACTCGCCGAACACGAGTTCGTTGAGGTAGAGTGGAGTCGAGGACTATCCGTAGTGGAAGTCAGGGGAGAACACTGGGAAGAGGAACTACGTAGGAAGATCAAGCGTGGGCAGATCGTTAAGGTGATAGCCAAGGATACGAACGCATCCCCGGAAGATGTCGAGAAGGTCGCTATCGAAGCTGGGGCCGATCGATGCGTGGTGGAGCTACATGAGCGGAGGCGCGAGGTCGAGGGAGGAGACGAGACCCGAGGACCGATTAACCTCGAGGGCATAATCCGAGAGGGTGTTAAGAAGGCCAAGGCCGCGACCCTGAACCGCGTGGACGTGCCGGACGACGTCGTGGTCGAGGTGGCGCTGGAGATACTGAGGGGCGTCCGGGAGGACAACCCTCCCGATCTGGAGGACGTCGAAAGTATCGTCGCGAGAGAACCGGGGTCGGAGGGTTCGGAGGGGTCCTCGGAGGAACCGAAAGGATCAGGGGAAGAGGAGCGCTCCGAGGTGGGTAGTGAGGAGGTGAACGTCGGGGGACGTGGGACGTCGTCCGAAGGGATGAGTCGCACTACGGGATCTAAGCTCGGGTCCTCCGGCCGGCCCTCACTGGACCGCTGGATCGGGTGA
- a CDS encoding prepilin peptidase has translation MDTGFLAGLIVASTAAITDLRWGIVPNLLTYPAVVAGVVYTAVVDPSHFGYALLDSVVAFVVAFVLNALGVIGGGDVKLMPSLALFIHQGDRFTTGIDILFNSVLLYAPFALLYLTVRTAMERGRPFLEELCLNTTILALVSSIAGGLSTVLGTAISSLIGALLILAVWWIKSRWLEPKVIIPVLAVPAILLNLGTSSIVILWEVGVAVILSTAFTAYRWAGEERNVEELREGEIPLEIVVRTEDGVKRVGRMKGALLVAIGRAEPAVVPSGDGFTSEELEKLKRLGIHEIRVGHTTPFAPAIAAGYVVTYTLKGSPLSWLWG, from the coding sequence ATGGACACGGGTTTCCTGGCCGGTCTGATCGTCGCTTCGACCGCCGCGATTACCGACCTAAGGTGGGGGATCGTGCCGAACCTGCTCACCTATCCGGCGGTGGTAGCTGGGGTGGTCTACACAGCGGTCGTCGACCCGTCCCACTTCGGTTACGCGTTGCTGGACTCGGTGGTCGCGTTCGTGGTAGCTTTCGTCCTCAACGCGTTGGGTGTGATAGGTGGCGGGGATGTCAAGCTCATGCCGTCTTTGGCACTGTTCATCCATCAAGGTGACCGTTTCACGACAGGTATCGACATCTTATTCAACTCGGTCCTGCTGTACGCACCGTTCGCGTTGCTGTACTTAACCGTCCGTACGGCGATGGAGCGAGGCCGCCCTTTCCTCGAGGAGTTGTGTCTGAACACCACGATCTTGGCTTTGGTGAGCTCGATCGCGGGAGGGTTGTCGACAGTCCTTGGGACCGCGATATCTTCGTTGATAGGAGCTCTCCTAATCCTAGCGGTTTGGTGGATTAAATCACGCTGGTTAGAGCCGAAGGTAATCATCCCAGTACTCGCGGTTCCAGCGATCCTGCTCAACCTCGGAACGTCCTCGATCGTCATCCTTTGGGAGGTTGGTGTCGCAGTAATCCTCTCGACGGCCTTCACCGCGTACCGTTGGGCGGGAGAGGAACGGAACGTGGAGGAGCTGAGGGAGGGCGAGATCCCGCTGGAGATCGTGGTTCGCACGGAGGACGGAGTCAAGCGGGTCGGCAGGATGAAAGGGGCGCTCCTGGTAGCCATTGGTAGGGCGGAACCAGCGGTCGTGCCATCAGGAGACGGGTTCACAAGTGAGGAACTCGAAAAGTTGAAACGCCTCGGGATACACGAGATAAGGGTGGGACACACCACTCCGTTCGCGCCTGCTATCGCGGCCGGATACGTGGTCACTTACACGCTGAAGGGGAGTCCGTTGTCATGGCTCTGGGGGTGA
- a CDS encoding type II secretion system F family protein → MGSPLTVLRSLGPAIRLAVLITYPIAIPLARILVTRMFPEYLKRMDYLLRMSNIDVPYEVYLSASLIYVLIGIAVSGPLIPKLGPTALLPSVAPLYLLLHPRIVQSLRIKEIEENLPDALRQMVEELRAGLSVFEAIRNVAESDYGELSREFRIVVRDMDTGKTFEEAILDMAERVDSELLTRAIRLTVRISMSGGALADVLEAVENDIREVQKIELERKAITTMPCLSLALGGLISGLPVGVAFGATVGIAMMEKMGPTYAMLPMYLQAEYPLASYPLVLGILSGAAIGIVRYGSLRRGLIFGLPLGAAAAGVYLAIVSTVPSYVSGMM, encoded by the coding sequence ATGGGTTCACCCTTAACGGTACTTAGGAGCTTAGGACCCGCGATACGCCTGGCCGTACTAATAACGTATCCTATCGCGATACCGCTAGCCAGGATCCTGGTCACCCGTATGTTCCCAGAGTACCTCAAAAGGATGGATTACCTCCTCCGAATGAGCAATATCGACGTGCCCTACGAAGTATATCTGTCTGCGTCACTCATCTACGTACTTATCGGGATCGCCGTCTCTGGGCCGCTGATACCGAAATTAGGTCCAACCGCACTCTTACCTTCTGTAGCACCTTTGTACTTGTTATTGCACCCTCGCATCGTTCAAAGCCTGAGGATCAAGGAGATCGAAGAGAACCTACCGGACGCCTTGCGTCAGATGGTAGAGGAGCTTCGAGCGGGTCTCTCCGTGTTCGAAGCCATTCGGAACGTGGCTGAGTCGGATTACGGGGAACTGTCCAGAGAGTTCAGAATAGTCGTCAGGGACATGGACACCGGTAAGACGTTCGAGGAGGCCATCCTGGACATGGCCGAGCGTGTGGACTCAGAGCTCCTAACGCGTGCGATCCGCCTGACCGTCAGGATCTCGATGTCAGGGGGAGCACTGGCCGACGTACTCGAGGCGGTCGAGAACGATATCCGAGAGGTGCAAAAGATTGAGTTAGAACGGAAAGCCATCACGACCATGCCATGTCTCTCACTGGCGCTAGGCGGGCTGATCTCGGGACTTCCGGTAGGAGTAGCTTTCGGAGCCACGGTGGGAATCGCGATGATGGAAAAGATGGGGCCGACCTACGCCATGCTCCCGATGTACTTGCAGGCGGAGTACCCTCTGGCTTCGTACCCGCTAGTGCTCGGTATATTATCAGGGGCGGCCATAGGGATAGTCAGGTACGGAAGTTTGAGGAGGGGGTTGATATTCGGACTTCCTTTGGGCGCAGCCGCTGCCGGCGTGTACTTGGCGATCGTATCGACGGTACCGTCGTACGTATCGGGGATGATGTGA
- a CDS encoding type II secretion system F family protein, which produces MLPYFDTFIMIVGLGVGCAVVLYATGIAERVGLYVEYALFVVTRQVQKVKESTPSGAGEGLPLKLPSFSGLTEKLRESTGRMLGERLGSDLTIKVRGIRHTAREEDEDVEKIKRIVLGTEEEWETDRTAEEINERLRRLRTERANVLETMIETVQSFSPTLGNRLATLAPDRETLRKAGLSVSPAAFATFMAMSGLVLSILMTILAVASPLPTPAKVLGPIVVLLLGMIVPRIMVTILIRRRESEIARQLPYAIRQMATEVSAGLSLIESMKSISESDYGALSEEFERVVREINSGTPINVALQRMANRWDVDGLKTMVRFIVQAMESGANIAKTLMTLADEIAHELRQRYREYGHKLQALSFPYIMLTLVIPTLVTVAMLLAANLSGAFVVPPRLFGPMIAGMVGVMAGMFLFLFKSAEPKV; this is translated from the coding sequence TTGCTCCCGTACTTCGATACCTTCATCATGATCGTCGGTTTGGGAGTCGGGTGCGCGGTAGTCCTTTACGCTACGGGGATAGCCGAACGTGTAGGTCTGTACGTGGAATACGCTTTGTTCGTGGTGACTAGACAGGTGCAAAAAGTAAAGGAGTCGACACCGTCTGGGGCGGGTGAAGGACTCCCACTGAAGTTACCGTCCTTCTCTGGACTCACTGAAAAGCTCCGCGAGAGCACCGGTAGAATGTTAGGAGAGCGTCTCGGATCCGACCTCACGATCAAGGTAAGAGGAATACGGCACACAGCTAGAGAAGAGGACGAAGACGTCGAGAAGATCAAGCGAATAGTCTTAGGTACGGAAGAGGAGTGGGAAACTGACAGGACCGCGGAGGAGATCAACGAAAGGCTACGCAGGTTGCGCACGGAACGTGCTAATGTCTTGGAAACAATGATCGAAACCGTACAATCCTTCAGCCCAACGCTCGGAAACAGGCTTGCAACGTTGGCACCGGACAGGGAGACTTTAAGGAAAGCGGGACTCAGCGTATCCCCTGCGGCCTTCGCGACGTTCATGGCCATGAGCGGACTGGTGCTATCGATCTTAATGACGATCTTAGCCGTGGCTTCCCCGCTACCGACACCGGCTAAGGTGTTGGGACCGATAGTAGTCTTATTATTGGGCATGATAGTACCGAGAATCATGGTGACCATCCTCATCAGGCGACGGGAAAGTGAGATCGCGCGACAACTCCCGTACGCCATCCGCCAGATGGCTACTGAGGTGTCCGCCGGGCTGTCGCTGATAGAGTCGATGAAAAGCATCTCAGAGTCCGACTACGGGGCGCTCTCTGAGGAGTTCGAGAGGGTAGTCCGAGAGATCAACAGCGGGACTCCTATCAACGTAGCCTTACAAAGGATGGCCAACCGATGGGACGTAGACGGGTTGAAGACGATGGTCAGATTCATCGTCCAAGCAATGGAATCCGGAGCTAATATAGCGAAGACGCTGATGACCCTCGCCGACGAAATAGCGCACGAACTACGTCAGCGTTACCGTGAGTACGGGCACAAACTCCAAGCGCTGTCATTCCCGTACATAATGCTGACCCTGGTGATACCGACCCTCGTGACGGTTGCTATGCTCCTGGCGGCGAACCTGTCCGGAGCGTTCGTGGTACCACCGCGTCTATTCGGACCGATGATAGCGGGAATGGTAGGAGTGATGGCCGGAATGTTCCTGTTCTTGTTCAAATCGGCTGAACCGAAGGTCTAG
- a CDS encoding class III signal peptide-containing protein, whose amino-acid sequence MDTRTSGQVSVEFVLLSIIVLTAAFIAGRYMGPEYEWYCVKKAVSDAVAKTREQVAVGVSVDNLEVSGNLSVVRYQLSDDRVEYELSYSGNNSTGVVDLLKRNVLLQVYVALYGRPKSVSEIPNPVKGSWASYRVDVTGGGLIKVVVERVKE is encoded by the coding sequence ATGGACACTCGCACGTCAGGCCAGGTATCGGTGGAGTTCGTACTGTTGTCCATTATCGTACTCACGGCGGCGTTCATTGCGGGTCGGTACATGGGTCCAGAATATGAGTGGTACTGCGTGAAGAAGGCTGTGAGCGACGCCGTCGCGAAGACTCGAGAGCAGGTGGCTGTCGGGGTCTCAGTGGATAATTTGGAGGTATCGGGTAACTTATCGGTGGTGAGATACCAGTTAAGTGATGACAGGGTAGAATACGAGCTCAGCTACTCCGGCAACAACTCCACAGGCGTCGTGGACCTGCTGAAGCGTAATGTGTTGCTGCAAGTTTACGTGGCACTGTACGGACGTCCGAAGTCGGTCAGCGAGATCCCGAACCCAGTGAAGGGATCATGGGCGAGCTACAGGGTGGATGTGACGGGAGGAGGACTCATCAAGGTGGTCGTGGAGCGGGTTAAGGAGTAA